One stretch of Streptococcus australis DNA includes these proteins:
- a CDS encoding SH3 domain-containing protein: MTFLKSGVKKSGYIQLGVGLATLFVTSTFLFGGESVQADSVARGDDYPLHYKNGSVEIDQWRMYSRQCTSFAAFRLSSVNGFEIPPAYGNANEWGHRARREGYRVDSKPEVGSIAWSTEGYYGHVAWVSNVSGDTIEIEEYNYGVREKYNRRSVKASSMTGFIHFKDLVGNGGRTGSPIGSELASSGTHTFTQKSAIRNQPSSTAQVIDYYYPGENVSYDQIVEKDGYKWLSYLSYSGTRRYVQHTETESLENGWKKQNGIWNYRENGKLATGWKKINGSWYHFKENGTMSTGWVKDNSHWYYLKASGEMQTGWLKENGTWYYLESSGAMKSSQWFQVGGKYYYVNASGALAVNTTVDGYRVDSNGARI; the protein is encoded by the coding sequence ATGACGTTTTTAAAATCAGGAGTTAAGAAGAGTGGATATATTCAGTTGGGTGTAGGGCTGGCTACTTTGTTCGTTACGAGTACTTTTTTGTTTGGTGGGGAATCGGTTCAGGCTGACAGTGTAGCGCGTGGAGATGATTATCCACTTCACTACAAAAATGGTAGTGTTGAAATCGATCAGTGGCGGATGTATTCTCGTCAGTGTACTTCTTTTGCGGCCTTTCGTTTGAGTAGTGTAAATGGCTTTGAAATTCCGCCTGCCTACGGTAATGCAAATGAATGGGGGCATCGGGCAAGGCGAGAAGGATATCGTGTTGATAGTAAGCCAGAAGTTGGATCTATTGCTTGGTCTACAGAAGGTTATTATGGGCATGTGGCTTGGGTGTCAAATGTATCAGGGGATACGATTGAGATTGAAGAGTATAACTATGGTGTTAGGGAGAAATACAATCGTCGAAGCGTAAAAGCTAGCTCCATGACAGGCTTTATCCATTTTAAGGACTTGGTAGGGAATGGTGGTAGAACTGGAAGTCCTATAGGATCAGAGTTGGCGTCTAGTGGGACTCATACGTTTACTCAAAAGTCTGCCATTCGAAACCAGCCGTCAAGTACAGCACAAGTTATTGACTACTACTATCCTGGTGAAAATGTTAGCTACGACCAAATCGTAGAAAAAGACGGTTATAAATGGCTCAGCTACCTATCCTATAGTGGAACGAGAAGATACGTCCAGCATACGGAAACAGAATCGCTGGAGAATGGTTGGAAGAAGCAAAACGGTATTTGGAATTACCGTGAGAACGGGAAACTCGCAACTGGTTGGAAGAAAATAAATGGCAGTTGGTATCACTTCAAAGAAAACGGGACTATGTCAACAGGTTGGGTAAAGGATAATTCGCATTGGTACTACCTAAAGGCATCGGGGGAGATGCAGACAGGTTGGCTCAAGGAAAACGGGACATGGTATTATTTGGAGAGTTCAGGGGCTATGAAGTCTAGTCAGTGGTTCCAAGTAGGAGGAAAGTATTACTACGTCAATGCTTCAGGGGCTTTAGCAGTGAATACCACTGTGGATGGCTATCGAGTAGATAGTAACGGAGCTAGAATCTAG
- a CDS encoding Veg family protein — protein MSDAFTDVAKMKKIKEEIKAHEGQVVEMTLENGRKRQKNRLGKLIEVYPSLFIVEFGDVEGDKQANVYVESFTYSDILTEKNLIHYLDQE, from the coding sequence ATGTCAGATGCATTTACAGATGTAGCCAAGATGAAAAAAATCAAAGAAGAGATCAAGGCGCATGAGGGACAAGTCGTAGAAATGACTTTGGAGAATGGCCGTAAGCGCCAAAAAAATAGATTGGGTAAGCTAATTGAGGTTTATCCATCCCTATTTATCGTTGAATTTGGGGATGTCGAGGGCGACAAACAAGCCAATGTCTATGTTGAATCCTTCACCTACTCAGATATCTTAACAGAGAAGAATTTGATTCATTATCTAGACCAAGAATAA
- the dnaB gene encoding replicative DNA helicase: protein MAEVEELRVQPQDILAEQSVLGAIFIDESKLVFVREYIDSRDFFKYAHRLIFQAMVDLSDRGEAIDATTVRTILDSQGELQNIGGLSYLVEIVNSVPTSANAEYYAKIVAEKSMLRRLISKLTESVNLAYEASKPADEIIAQAEKGLIDVSENANRSGFKNIRDILNINFGNLEVRSQQTTDITGIATGYRDLDHMTTGLHEEELIIIAARPAVGKTAFALNIAQNIGTKLDKTVAIFSLEMGAESLVDRMLAAEGLVESHSIRTGQLTDEEWQKYTIAQGNLANASIYIDDTPGIRITEIRSRSRKLAQETGNLGLILIDYLQLITGTGRENRQQEVSEISRQLKILAKELKVPVIALSQLSRGVEQRQDKRPVLSDIRESGSIEQDADIVAFLYRDDYYDRAGEEEEGIPNNKVEVIIEKNRSGARGTVELIFQKEYNKFSSISKREA from the coding sequence ATGGCAGAAGTAGAAGAACTACGAGTTCAACCTCAGGATATTTTGGCAGAACAATCTGTTCTGGGGGCTATTTTTATAGATGAGAGTAAGCTCGTTTTTGTACGGGAATACATTGATTCTCGAGACTTCTTTAAGTATGCTCATCGGTTGATTTTCCAAGCGATGGTGGACTTGTCAGATCGTGGTGAAGCAATTGATGCGACAACAGTTCGGACGATTTTGGATAGCCAAGGAGAACTGCAAAATATTGGTGGCTTGTCCTATCTTGTTGAAATTGTCAACTCTGTACCAACTTCAGCTAATGCAGAGTATTATGCTAAAATTGTAGCCGAAAAGTCTATGCTACGTCGCTTGATTTCTAAGTTGACAGAGTCTGTCAACCTAGCCTATGAAGCTTCTAAGCCTGCGGATGAAATCATCGCTCAAGCTGAAAAGGGACTCATTGATGTTAGCGAAAACGCCAATCGTAGTGGTTTCAAGAATATCCGAGATATTCTGAATATCAACTTTGGGAATCTAGAAGTTCGGTCACAACAAACAACTGATATTACAGGTATTGCGACAGGTTACCGTGATTTGGACCATATGACGACCGGATTGCATGAGGAGGAACTGATTATTATAGCAGCTCGTCCTGCGGTTGGTAAAACAGCCTTTGCTTTGAACATTGCTCAGAATATCGGAACCAAGTTGGACAAGACGGTAGCTATCTTTTCACTGGAAATGGGTGCAGAAAGCCTAGTAGACCGTATGTTGGCGGCAGAAGGCTTGGTGGAATCCCATTCTATCCGTACGGGTCAATTGACCGACGAGGAATGGCAAAAGTATACCATTGCTCAAGGAAATCTAGCCAACGCGAGTATCTATATCGATGATACTCCAGGAATTCGGATCACGGAAATTCGTTCGCGCTCACGTAAACTAGCTCAAGAAACAGGCAATCTAGGCTTGATTTTGATAGACTACCTACAGCTTATCACAGGGACTGGTCGTGAGAACCGGCAACAAGAAGTCTCTGAAATTTCTCGTCAGTTAAAAATCCTAGCTAAGGAGCTAAAGGTTCCAGTTATTGCTCTCAGTCAGTTATCTCGTGGTGTGGAACAGCGTCAGGATAAGAGACCAGTCTTGTCTGATATTCGTGAATCGGGTTCCATTGAGCAGGATGCGGATATCGTAGCCTTTCTATACCGTGACGACTACTATGATCGTGCGGGTGAAGAAGAGGAAGGAATTCCAAATAACAAGGTAGAGGTTATCATCGAGAAAAACCGTAGTGGAGCTCGTGGAACGGTGGAATTGATTTTCCAAAAAGAATACAATAAATTTTCAAGTATCTCAAAGAGGGAGGCATAA
- the rplI gene encoding 50S ribosomal protein L9 yields the protein MKVIFLADVKGKGKKGEIKEVPTGYAQNFLIKKNLAKEATAQAVGELRGKQKSEEKAHAEMIAEAKAIKAKLEAEETVVEFVEKVGPDGRTFGSITNKKIAEELQKQFGIKIDKRHIQVKAPIRAVGLIDVPVKIYQDVTSVINLRVKEG from the coding sequence ATGAAAGTAATCTTTTTAGCAGATGTCAAAGGAAAAGGGAAAAAAGGCGAAATCAAGGAAGTACCAACTGGCTATGCTCAAAACTTCCTGATTAAAAAGAATTTGGCCAAGGAAGCGACTGCTCAAGCAGTGGGTGAGTTGCGTGGAAAACAAAAATCTGAAGAAAAAGCTCATGCAGAGATGATTGCTGAAGCAAAGGCCATCAAGGCCAAGCTTGAAGCAGAAGAAACTGTTGTAGAGTTTGTTGAAAAGGTTGGACCAGATGGTCGTACCTTTGGCTCTATCACCAACAAGAAAATTGCGGAAGAATTGCAAAAGCAATTTGGTATCAAGATTGACAAACGTCACATTCAAGTAAAAGCACCAATTCGAGCAGTAGGTTTGATTGATGTTCCAGTGAAGATCTACCAAGATGTTACAAGTGTCATCAATCTTCGTGTAAAGGAAGGGTAA